In Helianthus annuus cultivar XRQ/B chromosome 9, HanXRQr2.0-SUNRISE, whole genome shotgun sequence, the following are encoded in one genomic region:
- the LOC110927285 gene encoding zinc finger BED domain-containing protein DAYSLEEPER-like, translating into MDNPRNSNEPPNVGSQQMIIKSRPKKSMVWEHFTTETSDTESECTRARCMLCKKLFAYISGKKVAGTSHLKRHITKGICPMIRNNMRSDQTTPIVSLPAITGPQDDNSPSRKRRKSTPGSTSVSIYQDEFRQLIAKMVIMHGYPLNIVECPAFLNCVKSLQPKFPILPLHVVESDCLALYQRERQTVLNLVSSSAGRINLCLESWATDQSVAYVLITGQFIDDDWKLHRRILSVVLLPFPDSESALNQAVCSCITNWNLENKLLAVTLDESFANEAARKSLRNLLSVKNPLVLNDNFLIGSCYARVLCHLAQDALGVLSETVKKVRDSVKYVVTVNSSQERFNDLKLRLQVPSTKSLVLDDQSQWNTTYHMLVAASELKEVFSCFDTFDSNYQITLTMDEWKQVDILCTFLKLLLDAANLLTGPLYPTTDAFFHEAWKIQLELKHASTSDDAFIRKLTRSMHERFDEYWNNCYLVFSIAVVMDPRFKMKRVEFSFARIYHEDADRWIKAVSDGVHELFLDYLVQMLPPPTFVVDENCSLTTDTLQEEQTSLHCETVKTEAPENEILLSTSDGLSDFDVYISGIANHQYMKPELDEYLEESVLPRMQEFDVLGWWKLNRRKYPTLSKMACDILSIPISTSFQDSVFATTRNKMDKYRCSLKPSFLEALVCAKDWLQHGNS; encoded by the coding sequence ATGGATAACCCGAGAAACAGCAATGAGCCGCCCAATGTGGGTTCGCAGCAGATGATTATTAAGAGTAGACCGAAGAAATCCATGGTTTGGGAACATTTTACAACCGAAACTAGTGATACTGAATCTGAATGTACCCGGGCCCGTTGTATGCTATGCAAGAAACTGTTTGCGTATATTTCGGGCAAAAAGGTAGCCGGGACTAGTCACCTTAAACGGCATATTACAAAGGGTATCTGCCCCATGATTAGAAATAATATGAGAAGCGATCAAACTACGCCAATCGTCTCTCTTCCCGCCATTACAGGCCCTCAAGATGACAATAGCCCGTCAAGAAAACGCCGTAAAAGCACTCCAGGATCGACATCGGTTTCCATTTATCAAGATGAGTTCAGACAGCTTATTGCAAAGATGGTTATTATGCATGGATATCCACTTAACATAGTCGAATGTCCCGCCTTTTTGAATTGTGTAAAATCGCTTCAACCGAAATTTCCCATTTTGCCCCTTCATGTCGTTGAAAGCGACTGTTTGGCGTTATACCAACGGGAAAGACAAACTGTTTTGAATCTCGTTAGCAGCAGCGCTGGTCGGATTAACCTCTGTCTTGAATCGTGGGCCACAGATCAAAGCGTCGCGTATGTCCTCATAACGGGCCAGTTTATAGACGATGATTGGAAACTTCATCGAAGGATTCTTTCGGTTGTTTTATTACCGTTTCCTGACTCAGAATCTGCTCTTAATCAAGCTGTTTGTTCTTGTATTACCAATTGGAACTTGGAGAACAAGTTACTTGCGGTTACTCTCGATGAATCTTTTGCAAACGAAGCCGcaagaaaaagtttaagaaaTCTATTGTCTGTCAAGAATCCGTTGGTTCTTAACGATAACTTCCTGATCGGGAGTTGTTATGCGCGAGTTTTATGTCATCTCGCACAAGATGCTTTAGGGGTGTTATCGGAAACCGTTAAAAAAGTTCGTGATAGTGTTAAGTATGTGGTGACGGTAAATTCTTCGCAAGAACGATTTAACGATCTCAAGCTTCGACTTCAGGTACCGAGTACGAAAAGTCTCGTACTCGATGACCAAAGTCAATGGAACACAACTTATCATATGTTGGTAGCTGCAAGTGAGTTAAAAGAGGTGTTTTCTTGTTTCGATACGTTCGACTCAAATTACCAAATTACCCTCACGATGGATGAATGGAAACAAGTTGACATTCTTTGTACATTCTTGAAACTGTTACTTGATGCAGCTAATCTTTTAACGGGCCCGTTGTATCCAACGACAGATGCGTTTTTCCATGAGGCGTGGAAAATACAACTCGAGCTTAAACACGCATCGACGAGTGATGACGCGTTTATTAGAAAGTTGACCAGGTCAATGCACGAAAGATTCGACGAATACTGGAACAACTGCTATTTAGTATTTTCGATCGCTGTTGTTATGGACCCGCGTTTTAAAATGAAGCGTGTGGAATTCAGTTTTGCTAGAATTTACCATGAAGATGCGGACCGCTGGATTAAAGCTGTGAGCGACGGTGTTCATGAACTGTTTCTCGATTATCTTGTGCAAATGCTTCCTCCGCCTACTTTCGTCGTTGACGAAAACTGTTCTCTTACGACCGACACGCTTCAAGAAGAACAAACAAGTCTTCATTGTGAAACAGTGAAAACCGAGGCTCCTGAAAATGAAATACTTCTTTCGACAAGTGACGGCCTTTCTGATTTCGATGTTTATATATCAGGAATCGCAAACCATCAGTACATGAAGCCGGAACTTGATGAGTACTTAGAAGAATCGGTATTACCTCGGATGCAAGAGTTTGATGTTTTGGGCTGGTGGAAACTAAACAGAAGAAAGTATCCAACTTTATCGAAAATGGCTTGTGATATATTGTCGATTCCGATTTCTACAAGTTTTCAAGACTCGGTTTTCGCTACGACCCGTAACAAGATGGATAAATATCGATGTTCGTTAAAACCGTCGTTCCTCGAAGCACTTGTTTGTGCAAAAGATTGGCTGCAACATGGAAATTCTTGA
- the LOC110927283 gene encoding PX domain-containing protein EREX, producing the protein MSMYGFDASFYDYGFSDPAITRSFYGNPIDFDDDLYFRRRPPVIRQTPPTETLPEQKRHDGTSPLPLGMDWSLPPRLWEGRNTVWPHDSHKKWSYCVTVPSWTIEADGSDTVFFKVQVGIQSPEGITSTRQVPRRFNEFLKLYSELKKEFPKKNLPPAPPKRLTKMRSKTLLEERRCALEVWMEKLLSDVNVSRTVFVAIFLELEAAARQSCSELNLDGSAATSVPSDQFLSNATSLIGSSSSVTSDLENRCADETSEDQNHGEPNMVRERSSDMQWDWEELTRKCMELELRLTIEQDARAYAESFAATIIQQNEMLRKELDDVKKQVKSLETSHSELEQELNKRLKDKVELENEKQEGRLETLIKETVEACTTMTDETTIS; encoded by the exons ATGAGCATGTACGGATTCGACGCGTCTTTCTACGATTACGGGTTTTCCGATCCGGCAATCACCAGGTCCTTCTATGGAAACCCGATTGACTTTGACGACGACCTTTATTTTAGACGACGGCCGCCTGTTATTAGGCAGACGCCTCCAACCGAAACCCTGCCGGAGCAAAAACGTCACGACGGCACTTCTCCGCTTCCTCTAGGCATGGATTGGAGCCTCCCCCCACGTCTCTGG GAAGGAAGAAATACTGTCTGGCCCCATGATTCACACAAGAAATGGAGTTACTGTGTCACAGTTCCTTCATGGACTATTGAAGCAGACGGTTCAGACACTGTG TTTTTCAAAGTTCAGGTTGGTATACAATCACCAGAAGGAATCACCTCAACTCGACAAGTACCAAGAAGATTCAATGAGTTCTTGAAGCTCTATTCTGAG CTTAAGAAGGAATTCCCTAAGAAAAATTTACCGCCAGCTCCTCCAAAGAGGCTTACGAAAATGAGAAGCAAGACACTTTTGGAAGAG CGACGGTGTGCTTTGGAGGTGTGGATGGAGAAGCTATTGTCGGATGTTAATGTATCTAGAACTGTTTTTGTCGCAATCTTTTTGGAGCTAGAAGCAGCTGCAAGGCAAT CGTGTTCCGAGTTGAATCTGGATGGTTCAGCTGCAACCTCTGTACCGTCAGATCAGTTTCTTTCCAATGCAACTTCTTTAATTGGGAGCAGTTCATCCGTTACGTCTGATCTGGAAAATAGATGTGCTGATGAAACATCTGAAGATCAGAATCATGGTGAACCGAACATGGTACGAGAAAGATCTAGTGATATGCAATGGGATTGGGAAGAACTTACGAGAAAGTGTATGGAATTGGAGCTGAGATTAACAATTGAACAG GATGCTAGAGCATATGCAGAATCATTTGCAGCAACAATAATCCAGCAGAATGAAATGTTAAGAAAAGAGTTGGATGATGTCAAAAAACAAGTTAAATCGCTTGAAACAAGTCATTCAGAATTAGAGCAGGAGCTTAACAAACGATTGAAAGATAAAGTCGAACTAGAG AACGAGAAGCAAGAAGGGCGGCTGGAAACGCTCATCAAGGAAACTGTTGAAGCGTGTACCACAATGACCGATGAAACAACGATATCATAA
- the LOC110927284 gene encoding uncharacterized protein LOC110927284 isoform X2 → MSAIVCGKRSFFEELSTSPASASPPVAKKLRCSSTSPVRLPVFHNSSHVSALTDQLQALFPNMDKQLLEKALEESGNDLDSAIKSLNELCIGYVDGNAVAGTSDEYVNAENASVHTNTPKSGLEWVELFVTEMMNATSVDDARSRAMSMLESLEKSINQHSVGSAAESLQKENMVLKEQIEGLLRENTILKRAVAIQHERQKDYDESAQEVQHLKQLAMVHQEQIRTLQVNNYALTMHLKQAQESNSIPGRFHPDIF, encoded by the exons ATGTCTGCGATTGTGTGTGGTAAAAGATCCTTCTTCGAAGAATTATCCACGTCACCGGCCTCTGCATCGCCTCCCGTTGCTAAGAAACTCCGTTGTTCTTCCACTTCTCCGGTTCGGCTTCCGGTTTTTCATAATTCATCGCATGTATCCGCTCTTACTGACCAGCTTCAGGCTCTGTTTCCTAACATGGATAAGCAG ctTTTGGAGAAAGCTCTAGAAGAGAGTGGAAATGATTTAGACTCTGCCATCAAGAGTCTTAATGAACTTTGTATTGGATACGTGGATGGGAATGCAG TTGCAGGCACTAGTGATGAGTACGTTAATGCAGAAAACGCATCAGTTCATACCAACACTCCCAAAAGTGGTTTAGAATGGGTTGAACTATTTGTCACAGAAATGATGAATGCTACAAGTGTTGATGATGCTAGATCACGTGCCATGAGCATGCTGGAGAGCTTGGAGAAATCTATAAACCAACATTCTGTTGGTTCTGCTGCAGAAAGCCTTCAAAAG GAAAACATGGTTCTGAAGGAACAAATTGAAGGTCTTCTACGGGAAAATACAATACTGAAACGGGCTGTAGCTATTCAGCATGAACGCCAGAAAGATTACGATGAGAGCGCACAAGAGGTGCAACATTTAAAGCAGTTGGCGATGGTGCATCAGGAGCAGATCAGGACGCTTCAG GTGAATAACTATGCATTAACAATGCACCTAAAGCAAGCTCAAGAAAGCAACTCGATCCCTGGACGTTTTCATCCGGACATCTTCTGA
- the LOC110927284 gene encoding uncharacterized protein LOC110927284 isoform X1, which yields MSAIVCGKRSFFEELSTSPASASPPVAKKLRCSSTSPVRLPVFHNSSHVSALTDQLQALFPNMDKQLLEKALEESGNDLDSAIKSLNELCIGYVDGNAVQNPVAGTSDEYVNAENASVHTNTPKSGLEWVELFVTEMMNATSVDDARSRAMSMLESLEKSINQHSVGSAAESLQKENMVLKEQIEGLLRENTILKRAVAIQHERQKDYDESAQEVQHLKQLAMVHQEQIRTLQVNNYALTMHLKQAQESNSIPGRFHPDIF from the exons ATGTCTGCGATTGTGTGTGGTAAAAGATCCTTCTTCGAAGAATTATCCACGTCACCGGCCTCTGCATCGCCTCCCGTTGCTAAGAAACTCCGTTGTTCTTCCACTTCTCCGGTTCGGCTTCCGGTTTTTCATAATTCATCGCATGTATCCGCTCTTACTGACCAGCTTCAGGCTCTGTTTCCTAACATGGATAAGCAG ctTTTGGAGAAAGCTCTAGAAGAGAGTGGAAATGATTTAGACTCTGCCATCAAGAGTCTTAATGAACTTTGTATTGGATACGTGGATGGGAATGCAG TTCAAAATCCAGTTGCAGGCACTAGTGATGAGTACGTTAATGCAGAAAACGCATCAGTTCATACCAACACTCCCAAAAGTGGTTTAGAATGGGTTGAACTATTTGTCACAGAAATGATGAATGCTACAAGTGTTGATGATGCTAGATCACGTGCCATGAGCATGCTGGAGAGCTTGGAGAAATCTATAAACCAACATTCTGTTGGTTCTGCTGCAGAAAGCCTTCAAAAG GAAAACATGGTTCTGAAGGAACAAATTGAAGGTCTTCTACGGGAAAATACAATACTGAAACGGGCTGTAGCTATTCAGCATGAACGCCAGAAAGATTACGATGAGAGCGCACAAGAGGTGCAACATTTAAAGCAGTTGGCGATGGTGCATCAGGAGCAGATCAGGACGCTTCAG GTGAATAACTATGCATTAACAATGCACCTAAAGCAAGCTCAAGAAAGCAACTCGATCCCTGGACGTTTTCATCCGGACATCTTCTGA
- the LOC110927282 gene encoding adenine phosphoribosyltransferase 2: MFAEENGLFGDPRIKAISDAIRVVPHFPKPGIMFQDITTLLLDPKAFRYTIDIFVDRYRDKNISLVAGVEARGFIFGPPIALAIGAKFVPLRKPRKLPGEVISEAYVLEYGTDCLEMHVGAVQPGESVLIVDDLVATGGTLSAAIRLLERAGAEVVECACVIGLPLVKGNWKLNGVPLYVLVEPRLDDLERTL, encoded by the exons ATGTTTGCAGAAGAGAACGGTTTGTTTGGAGACCCAAGGATAAAGGCCATATCAGATGCCATAAGAGTGGTTCCACACTTTCCTAAACCAG GGATAATGTTTCAAGATATCACAACGCTTCTGTTGGATCCAAAGGCGTTCAGATACACTATTGACATCTTTGTTGATCGTTATAGGGACAAAAACATTTCACTTGTTGCTg GAGTTGAAGCTAGAGGGTTTATATTTGGTCCTCCAATTGCACTAGCTATTGGTGCCAAATTTGTTCCGCTTCGGAAACCGAGAAAATTGCCAG GTGAAGTTATATCTGAAGCATATGTGCTGGAGTATGGTACAGATTGTCTAGAGATGCATGTCGGGGCTGTACAGCCCGGTGAGAGCGTTTTGATTGTAGATGATCTAGTGGCTACCGGTGGGACCCTCTCAGCAGCCATACGGCTTTTAG AACGTGCTGGAGCTGAGGTTGTTGAATGTGCTTGTGTTATTGGGTTGCCACTCGTGAAG GGTAATTGGAAGCTCAATGGGGTACCACTTTATGTTCTTGTGGAGCCTCGCCTAGATGATCTG GAACGTACGTTATGA